The genomic region ACCCCTCGGAGACCCCATACTAAGCCAAAGCAACATAAATCATATTAAAAAACCTTCGAGAGCTTAGTAATTAGTGGCCTTCTTAAACTTAGAGAGCTTAACAAACGCGGGGGACCGGGTCGCCAAGCGGGGGCTCGATGAAGCGCTGCCCGCCGATACGGGTCTTCATGATGACGCCGCTGCCCTCTTCAACGCTACCGATGATGACAGCGTCTCTCCCATACCTCGTCTTACGTATTGCCTCGAGCACCGCCTCAGCCCGGTCGGCCTCCACGCCGATGACGGCCTTGCCCTCGTTAGCCACTTCAAGCGGATCGATGCCCAGCATGTCGGCGGCCGCCCTGACGTCCTGCCTTATGGGCAACGACTCCTCACGGACGACTATCTTAACGCCGCTCTTCCTCGCCATCTCGTTCAAGACGCTGGCAACCCCACCCCTCGTAGGGTCCTTCATGGCGGTGACGCCGCCCGCATCGAGCGCGGCCTCTACGGTCTTCCATATAGGGGCCACGTCAGACCTCAGCTCGGAGCCGAACTTGAACCCCTCACGGTGCGCGATGATGGCTATCCCATGGTCTCCGATTGTGCCCGTGACGATTATCTTATTCCCTGGCTTAAGGCCACAATCCCTTATCGGGTTATCGGTGATGCCTATGCCGGCCGTGTTGATTATGATGCTGTCCAGCGCCTCTTTTGGCAGCACCTTGGTATCGCCGGTGACGAGGGCGCAGCCAGCCTCTTCCAGCGTCTCATCCACCGACCTGACTATCCTGCGCAAATCCTCGATGGGGAAGCCCTCGGGTATGACCACGCCATTAGTTAGCGCTATCGGCCTGGCGCCCATCATGGCCAGGTCATTCACGGTACCCGATATGGATAGGCGGCCTATGTCGCCGCCAGGGAAGAAAATAGGCTTAATGACGTGGTTATCAGTTGTGAGCACTATGTATTGATCGCCGAAGGGTATAGCGGCGCCGTCGTCCAGCGCCTCCAGGCCTATGCCGCCCGCATTGTTATTCCTGATGGCGGCGAACACCCCGCTGATGAGCGACTGCATCATCTCGCCGCCCGCGCCATGGATAAGGCTCACCTTCTCCGGCATCTTTTGAACGGCAGCCAACTTTTCCATTATATCTCAAGCTCCATATTTTTTAGGCAGATATCCCTGCCCGCTATGATCTTCAGCGTCAGCCCGCACTTCGGGCAGGAGCACGCAAACCGGTCCTCTATCGGGCCCTTATAGCCACAATAGGTGCACTCTCCGGCGGCGGGCACGGTCTCGATCTTAAGCTTCGACCCCTTAAGCATGTTGTCCTCTACCAGGATGTCATACATGAACTCGAGCTGCTCGGGGTTGACCATGGCAAGCTCGCCAGCCTCTACCGTAACGCTGATCACCCTCTTGGCGTTATTGTCCATGGCCGTCCTGAGGGCCGTATTAACCAGGTCGGTGGCGATGCTCAGCTCATGCATTATCCATGCCCTCGTTAATCGCCGCCACTTCGTCGAGGACCTTTTTCATCTCCAGCGCCTCTTTTTCGTCTACCACCTGGATGGCGAACCCGGTGTGAACTAGCACCCAGTCGTCGACCCTGGGCTCTTCAAGCAAGTCAAGCCGTATCTCCTGGGTCAGTCCCCCGAAGTCGGCCACCGCGACGTTTCCCTTTATCTCCTTAAGCTGAGCAAGGACCGCGAGACACATGATATTACTCCCATAAAACGCCAGCACGCTGCTGGCCAGGTTTTCTTCCCTTGATATTTCTCTCGACGTTCAAATACATTTCCATCAAAGTGAAATTTTGGCCATTATACGATTCAAAGGCACGATTTCCGTGTTTTTGCCTCTCAACCATCGTGTAAGCTGATATTAAAAATTCAATGAATTATATATTAATGTTTTGATTATTAAGTAATTAGCACTAAAAGAGGGGTGACCATGAAACAAAGCACGCTAATCGCGATAGTCGTGGGAGCCGTCATAGTGTGCGCTGCCGTTCTGGTGGCATTGAGCTTCCGCCCGCCAGGACCCAGCGCCTCGCCCACGCCATTGCCGCCGGCCGTGAAAACGACGGCCGACGTACTTGAGAAATTCGACGCCCTGAAGGCGAAGGTCAACGCCTCCGGGCTGTGGTTCGGAGGAGCTGCTACCCAGATGATAAAGGGCGACGAGACCGCAATGATATACTTATACAAGCCCGTAGGCTCGAGCGACGTCTCTGGTCTGCTGGCCGATGGCTACTCGGCGCTCTACTCCATATTCCCGGCCAGGGACCCGCTTTTGGTGGGTCTCATCGATACCACCCAGAAGATCAGCGAGCAGCAGTATAAGGTGGACGTCTACGCCCTGGAAAGGCCGCTCGTGGAGCTTTACGTGAACGGCGATATCGCTAAGGCCGAGCTGGTCAAGAAGGCGCTGTACGTGACGCCGGAGACCGAGAGCCTGAGGGCGTCGGGCAGCCCGTCAAGGCAGCCAGAACAGCTTCCGAAGCCTGCGAAGAACTATACCCCGCCCGTTGACAGGCAGGCATACGTAACCAAAGCGCTCAACGAGAGTGGCTATAAGCTCTTGAACCTCCAGACCGGCACGATGCAGGATGGAGCCAGGGCGGTGAGCCTGGCATACTCGATATCGTCTGGCCTCACCAATGAACAGAAGTATGGGGCGATCGACGCCGGATTGAGGGCCTGTGCAGGGGCGTTTGGAGACTTCGATAGGTACTACCTTAACCTGATTTTCGAAAGGGGTAACGAGTACTACGTTATCGATGCCGCCTCAACGCCCGTGCTCGACTACCTGGAGGGCTCCATTGACCAGGCCCAGCTATACAGGAATATCAACTTGACGTACTACACGAAATGAGGGGGCTTCATCTCGCCCTCCTTTTTTAATACTTTTTGCACGCTTGCATAACCATTATTCTTTATCACGCCTTACTATGTGGCGTGGACAGGCAGGCCATATTTGGATATGGTGAGACTAAGAAGGAGTCGATGTGCGTCAGGTGCAGGGGCTTCATGGCACTATGCGGCAGACGCGTATGCCCCATACTGGTGAAAGCGAAGACGTACCTGGACCTTAAGAATATAAGGGATAGCATAGCTGGCTCGGCGCCGCCAGCCGTGTTCGTGGGAAGCTATGGCTATCCAAGGGTGATCGCAGGCCCCCTCATCCCTCCCCTCACCGGCGACACCATGGTCATGGACTCGGAGAAGTGGCTGGGGCTGGGCTTCGATGACATTCTGCGATACAGGTTCCAGCTTATAAGGAGCAAGTCGGCTATAGACGTTACAAGCGCCCGCGAGCCATCGGGCGTGCTCGAAAAGGTGCAGGAGATGGTGCTGTCGGAGAGGCCGGTGGACACCGAGGCAACCTTCGAGAAAAAGCCAGACAGCAGGGTGGCGTTCTCAATGCGCGAGGCCCCCGCGGGGCCTTCGGCAGAATTGAAGAGCCTCTCGCTCATAGATAACCCCTCGGTGCCCGCAGCCGTTGACAGGGTTACTTCCGATAGAGACTATAAGGCAGCCCCGGCCGTGCTCGACCTGTTCAAGTGTAACATAG from Methanocella conradii HZ254 harbors:
- the hypE gene encoding hydrogenase expression/formation protein HypE, whose protein sequence is MEKLAAVQKMPEKVSLIHGAGGEMMQSLISGVFAAIRNNNAGGIGLEALDDGAAIPFGDQYIVLTTDNHVIKPIFFPGGDIGRLSISGTVNDLAMMGARPIALTNGVVIPEGFPIEDLRRIVRSVDETLEEAGCALVTGDTKVLPKEALDSIIINTAGIGITDNPIRDCGLKPGNKIIVTGTIGDHGIAIIAHREGFKFGSELRSDVAPIWKTVEAALDAGGVTAMKDPTRGGVASVLNEMARKSGVKIVVREESLPIRQDVRAAADMLGIDPLEVANEGKAVIGVEADRAEAVLEAIRKTRYGRDAVIIGSVEEGSGVIMKTRIGGQRFIEPPLGDPVPRVC
- the hypA gene encoding hydrogenase maturation nickel metallochaperone HypA, which codes for MHELSIATDLVNTALRTAMDNNAKRVISVTVEAGELAMVNPEQLEFMYDILVEDNMLKGSKLKIETVPAAGECTYCGYKGPIEDRFACSCPKCGLTLKIIAGRDICLKNMELEI
- a CDS encoding HypC/HybG/HupF family hydrogenase formation chaperone produces the protein MCLAVLAQLKEIKGNVAVADFGGLTQEIRLDLLEEPRVDDWVLVHTGFAIQVVDEKEALEMKKVLDEVAAINEGMDNA